Proteins encoded together in one Caulobacter sp. FWC2 window:
- a CDS encoding aromatic ring-hydroxylating dioxygenase subunit alpha, with amino-acid sequence MLDRTRTTLSDGTTIDDLINVQTREVQLRAISDPELYDIEMRKVFGKTWLLLGHESEIPNSGDFITRLMGSDPVLITRQKDGSIRVMLNVCPHRGMRVCTSDAGNAKVHTCIYHGWAFKNDGDFIGAPVAAEQMHGTILPKEKLGLTQARTHLYGGLIFATWNLDGPSFDEFLGEMKWYYDMLFQRTDRGLEVLGPPQRFTIKANWKTACEQSAADGFHTLTLHRWLGEFAKFGDGDLTTSMYGTEVSSLQGHALRCMPAANKFKQAAGFRDGNLTLEEKLAIVPPPGITKEMLPQLIRNLTPEQLGLLVDSPPQVGGMFPNVLIAFIYVPQPDGEIIGLTSLHTYIPKGPDELEFCNFILAEKDAPEEHKQKALQFAVRMLGTSGMVEQDDSDTWPHITQTAKGAAARNITMKYQAVCTTPPRADWPGPALVYEGFTKDDTQWNWWLAYRDLMNSSL; translated from the coding sequence ATGCTGGACCGGACACGGACGACGCTTTCCGACGGGACGACGATCGACGACTTGATCAACGTGCAGACGCGCGAGGTCCAACTTCGGGCGATCTCGGACCCGGAACTCTACGACATCGAGATGCGCAAGGTGTTCGGGAAGACCTGGCTGTTGCTGGGCCATGAGAGCGAGATCCCGAACTCGGGCGACTTCATCACGCGACTGATGGGCTCGGACCCGGTGCTGATCACGCGTCAGAAGGACGGCTCGATCCGGGTTATGCTCAACGTGTGCCCGCACCGGGGCATGCGCGTGTGCACCAGCGACGCGGGCAACGCCAAGGTTCACACCTGCATCTATCACGGCTGGGCGTTCAAGAACGACGGCGACTTCATTGGCGCGCCCGTCGCCGCCGAGCAGATGCACGGCACGATTCTGCCCAAGGAAAAGCTCGGCCTGACCCAGGCGCGCACCCACCTCTACGGGGGCCTGATCTTCGCGACCTGGAATCTCGACGGCCCCTCGTTCGACGAGTTCCTCGGCGAGATGAAGTGGTACTACGACATGCTGTTCCAGCGCACGGATCGGGGCCTGGAAGTTCTCGGCCCTCCGCAGCGCTTCACGATTAAAGCCAACTGGAAGACCGCCTGCGAACAGTCGGCCGCCGACGGCTTCCACACCCTGACGCTGCACCGTTGGCTTGGCGAGTTCGCCAAGTTCGGCGATGGCGACCTGACCACCTCGATGTACGGCACCGAAGTCAGTTCGCTCCAGGGCCATGCGCTGCGGTGCATGCCCGCCGCCAACAAGTTCAAGCAGGCCGCCGGCTTCCGCGACGGGAACCTGACGCTCGAGGAGAAGCTGGCGATCGTGCCGCCGCCCGGCATCACCAAGGAAATGCTGCCCCAGCTGATCCGCAACCTGACGCCTGAACAGCTGGGCCTGCTGGTCGACAGTCCGCCGCAGGTCGGCGGGATGTTCCCCAACGTCCTGATCGCCTTCATCTATGTGCCTCAGCCCGATGGCGAGATCATCGGCCTGACCTCCCTGCACACCTATATTCCTAAGGGGCCGGACGAGCTGGAGTTCTGCAACTTCATCCTGGCCGAGAAGGACGCCCCCGAAGAGCACAAGCAAAAGGCCCTGCAATTCGCGGTCCGGATGCTGGGCACCTCGGGCATGGTCGAGCAGGACGACTCCGACACCTGGCCCCACATCACCCAAACGGCCAAAGGCGCGGCCGCGCGCAACATCACGATGAAGTATCAGGCCGTCTGCACCACGCCTCCGCGGGCCGACTGGCCCGGCCCGGCCCTGGTCTACGAAGGCTTCACCAAGGACGACACCCAGTGGAACTGGTGGCTGGCCTACCGCGACCTGATGAACAGCTCGCTCTGA
- a CDS encoding ferredoxin, producing MSSEATPHRVRADRSACCGYGTCVEICPEIYQLEGGLVVVTTDIVPAELLERAIEGAESCPQGAIVVEAVEG from the coding sequence ATGAGTTCAGAAGCGACCCCGCATCGCGTCAGGGCGGACCGAAGCGCCTGCTGCGGCTATGGCACCTGCGTGGAGATCTGCCCCGAGATCTATCAGCTCGAGGGGGGGCTTGTGGTTGTGACCACCGACATCGTGCCCGCCGAGCTGTTGGAACGGGCGATCGAAGGCGCAGAGTCCTGCCCCCAAGGCGCCATCGTCGTGGAAGCCGTTGAGGGATGA
- a CDS encoding MFS transporter encodes MTAVPDAASSAVAAPARASGRPRLPGLLSLSLLGVPLTALSLPLVVMIPEHYATVLGLPLALIGLIFTSVRVFDIVVDPLLGAAMDRTHTRWGRYRPWLVLGAPALMLAVYLLFMAKPGVGPVYLLVTLTASFLGWSVLSLAQLALASGLAAGYDERSRVYAWLQFASLLGILTVMGFPIISAKLGGTGLPPTQLMGWIIIVLTAPAVALAAWRVPETTLVTQRHIVGIKAYLAVVGRKAVFRIAAIDLLFGLGFGTASAMLVFFVTAAKGLERSAVGVVLIAQVVTAMITVPAVAWLARRLDKHFVLGISGLLAAIVSVAFIFLPDHNLPAMAVGMMGWGLSFGAFNLLPRAMMADAGDELRLESGSDQTAVLYALLISSWKLGGALAVGLAFAALALVGYKPALLGANTPQAISGLEMVFAGPSAALFLLGAWLAFTYPLTREKHAAIRLELDARDAASGDAGAGARGDSGAAARPAGRVASQAPGAAGRRRRRASVVAEGAVVADATSTPRRAETARLVAQTGG; translated from the coding sequence ATGACGGCCGTCCCAGACGCCGCGAGCAGCGCGGTCGCCGCCCCAGCCCGCGCGTCCGGCCGGCCCAGGCTGCCCGGGCTATTGTCGCTGTCCTTGTTGGGCGTGCCGCTAACGGCGCTGTCGCTGCCGCTCGTCGTCATGATTCCGGAACACTATGCGACGGTTCTGGGCCTGCCGCTGGCGTTGATCGGCCTGATCTTCACCAGCGTGCGCGTGTTCGACATCGTCGTTGACCCGCTGCTCGGCGCGGCGATGGATCGAACCCACACCCGCTGGGGCCGCTATCGCCCATGGCTGGTCCTGGGCGCGCCGGCGCTCATGTTGGCCGTCTATCTGTTGTTCATGGCCAAGCCAGGCGTGGGACCCGTCTATCTGCTGGTGACCCTGACGGCCAGTTTCTTGGGGTGGTCTGTCCTGTCGCTGGCGCAACTGGCGCTCGCCTCCGGCCTGGCGGCTGGCTACGACGAGCGCTCGCGGGTCTATGCCTGGCTTCAGTTCGCCTCTCTGCTGGGCATTCTGACCGTGATGGGTTTTCCCATCATCTCGGCCAAGCTTGGCGGGACCGGCTTGCCGCCCACCCAGCTCATGGGGTGGATCATCATCGTCCTGACCGCGCCGGCGGTGGCTTTGGCCGCCTGGCGCGTCCCGGAGACCACGCTCGTCACCCAAAGGCATATCGTCGGGATCAAAGCCTATCTGGCCGTGGTCGGCCGCAAAGCCGTCTTCAGGATCGCCGCCATCGACCTTCTGTTTGGCCTTGGGTTTGGCACCGCCTCGGCGATGCTGGTGTTCTTCGTGACCGCCGCCAAGGGGCTGGAGCGCAGCGCCGTCGGCGTCGTTCTGATCGCCCAGGTGGTCACGGCCATGATCACCGTACCCGCCGTAGCCTGGCTGGCGCGGCGGCTCGACAAGCATTTCGTGCTTGGAATATCGGGCCTTCTGGCCGCCATCGTCAGCGTGGCGTTCATCTTCCTGCCTGACCACAATCTGCCGGCGATGGCGGTGGGCATGATGGGCTGGGGGCTGTCGTTCGGCGCCTTCAACCTGCTGCCACGCGCGATGATGGCCGATGCGGGCGACGAACTGCGGCTCGAATCCGGCTCGGATCAAACCGCCGTGCTCTATGCGCTGTTGATCAGCAGCTGGAAGTTGGGCGGCGCCCTGGCGGTCGGCCTGGCCTTCGCCGCCCTGGCTCTGGTCGGCTACAAGCCCGCGCTTCTGGGCGCGAACACCCCACAAGCCATCTCCGGCTTGGAAATGGTGTTCGCGGGTCCTTCGGCGGCGCTGTTTCTCCTGGGAGCCTGGCTGGCCTTCACCTATCCGCTGACGCGCGAAAAGCATGCGGCCATCCGCCTCGAGCTGGACGCGCGTGATGCGGCGAGCGGAGACGCGGGCGCTGGCGCGCGCGGCGACTCAGGCGCGGCGGCGCGCCCGGCCGGGCGCGTCGCGTCTCAGGCACCGGGGGCGGCAGGCCGCCGCCGCCGCCGCGCTTCGGTCGTCGCGGAGGGCGCGGTGGTCGCGGATGCGACGTCAACGCCGAGGCGCGCCGAGACCGCGCGGCTGGTCGCCCAGACGGGAGGATGA
- a CDS encoding SDR family NAD(P)-dependent oxidoreductase, with the protein MACDLGDPDGARAWIDQAVADYGKIDILYNNASAAKFGSIAELSIEDWRYTLRNELDLVFLTTKFAWPHLAKHGGVIINVASTAGWQGSRGNGTIAHNATKGGVVAMTRQMALEGAAVGIRANSISPGFVVTPGTRAFVENPTVRAQLTANIPLGRPGEPEDIVGMAAFLATDEAAFITGADIIIDGGTTAC; encoded by the coding sequence ATGGCCTGCGATCTTGGCGACCCTGACGGCGCGCGGGCCTGGATCGACCAGGCCGTCGCCGACTACGGCAAGATCGACATTCTCTACAACAACGCCTCGGCCGCGAAGTTCGGCTCGATCGCCGAGCTTTCGATCGAGGACTGGCGCTACACCCTGCGAAACGAGCTCGACCTCGTCTTCCTGACGACGAAGTTCGCCTGGCCCCATCTGGCCAAGCACGGCGGGGTGATTATCAATGTGGCGTCCACGGCGGGATGGCAGGGCTCGCGCGGCAACGGAACCATCGCCCACAACGCCACCAAGGGCGGTGTGGTGGCGATGACCCGGCAGATGGCGCTGGAGGGCGCCGCGGTCGGCATCCGCGCCAACAGCATCAGCCCCGGCTTCGTCGTCACGCCGGGAACGCGCGCCTTTGTCGAAAACCCCACCGTCCGCGCCCAGCTGACCGCCAATATTCCGCTCGGCCGTCCAGGCGAGCCGGAGGATATCGTCGGCATGGCCGCCTTCCTGGCCACCGACGAAGCGGCCTTCATCACCGGTGCGGACATCATCATCGATGGCGGCACGACCGCCTGTTAG